In Nitrosophilus alvini, the following are encoded in one genomic region:
- a CDS encoding glutathione synthetase: MRIGFVLNDVFNETLPSTTIRLALTAANMGHEVWLTDVGSFAYDPDEKIYARSVSPSRRDFKNDFDFMKHLQSKEAKKERITVDALDILFLRNDPASDYEKPWAQHAGYIFGRTARRHGVIVLNDPDGLAKAINKMYFQHFPKIVRLKTLITRNHDEIREFYLQNNKKIILKPLQGSAGRSVFFAGPEDENNLNQMVDAVIRDGYAIAQEFFSEATKGDVRLFMMNGKPFKYRGKYAAFKRVSGKGDIRSNIHAGGHAEPAKITDKMLELAEIIRPKLVQDGMFLVGLDIVGDKLLEVNVFSPGGLHSAQKFEKVDFAEGVIHALEKKVLYKKYYHKNFDNKELNTL; encoded by the coding sequence ATGAGAATCGGTTTTGTACTTAATGACGTTTTTAATGAAACACTGCCTAGCACCACGATAAGGCTTGCACTTACTGCTGCAAATATGGGTCATGAGGTATGGCTAACTGATGTGGGGAGTTTTGCATATGATCCGGATGAGAAGATTTATGCAAGATCGGTTTCTCCTTCAAGAAGAGATTTTAAAAACGATTTTGACTTCATGAAACATCTGCAGTCAAAAGAAGCCAAAAAGGAACGAATCACGGTAGATGCTCTGGACATTCTGTTTCTTAGAAACGATCCCGCTTCCGATTATGAAAAACCGTGGGCTCAGCATGCAGGTTATATTTTTGGAAGAACTGCAAGAAGACACGGGGTTATAGTTTTGAATGACCCAGACGGACTTGCAAAAGCTATAAACAAGATGTATTTTCAGCATTTTCCCAAAATTGTAAGACTTAAAACTTTAATTACGCGCAATCATGATGAAATAAGAGAGTTTTATCTTCAAAACAATAAAAAGATAATTCTCAAACCGCTTCAGGGCTCGGCAGGAAGAAGTGTTTTTTTTGCCGGACCTGAAGATGAAAACAATCTCAATCAGATGGTAGATGCAGTCATAAGAGACGGATATGCCATAGCACAAGAGTTCTTTTCAGAGGCAACAAAAGGTGATGTAAGACTATTTATGATGAATGGAAAACCTTTTAAATACAGAGGAAAATATGCAGCTTTTAAAAGAGTCAGTGGTAAAGGAGATATAAGAAGCAATATACATGCAGGGGGACATGCCGAACCGGCGAAAATCACCGATAAGATGCTTGAACTTGCTGAAATCATAAGACCAAAGCTTGTTCAGGATGGTATGTTTCTGGTAGGACTCGATATCGTTGGAGACAAACTGCTTGAAGTTAATGTTTTCAGTCCTGGAGGTCTGCATAGTGCACAGAAATTTGAAAAAGTAGATTTTGCAGAAGGTGTTATACATGCACTCGAAAAAAAAGTCTTATATAAAAAATATTACCACAAAAACTTTGATAATAAAGAGCTAAACACTCTTTAA
- a CDS encoding flavohemoglobin expression-modulating QEGLA motif protein, translated as MKNQSDGLTAKHIDEICEKLRKNMLIRERLPGWGRIHIDRMLPFLALYRRPANRDDIGTKRLVYGEAAYIIAEESANSRLKLLIKKIADTVKEDCGAFLLVEIWSKPYNKNIEEFSEEEKRPEFTIYAPKLGVLTNSVESLKNKLSEISIHKLEAKVNIKYSKTISPPDIEPLFDKECSEQNRIFCIGLEVKPIYQDIEGKKLYPFELAKLHKGVSQALKKAFFTFSKEHTNTVPADYRALGRRAVTKIVKKTDEELAKIEDSFDFLLQATPVNIHDAWENFKKSGFEKEPVFYYRPRPFDPSIVKRELFSIPIEDIEDPTLFEIFSEKRDELDRKLTMLSDRGTKKFLYGSLQVYGRPDENLKESAKKIIEITKEHTTPKESKKIDAKRFAEYAKKEIEYYKNIYPDFKADIEIREDIVSSAMVSSEKFLIYKWATFPEHRIEALLNHEIGTHILTFFNGLSQPFKQLHTGLCGYDEMQEGLAVLSEYLCDGLTIQRLKILAARVLAVDAMVEGADFIETFRFLINSANLSHKSAFSVTTRVFRGGGLTKDAVYLRGFLEILNYIKEDGKIKPLYAGKIAAKHIPIIQELILRKVLHEPPLYPKYLDTPNAIKKIENLKKEKDILEIIKRDLQ; from the coding sequence ATGAAAAATCAATCAGACGGACTAACAGCCAAACATATAGATGAAATATGCGAAAAACTCCGAAAAAATATGCTTATAAGAGAAAGACTGCCCGGATGGGGAAGAATTCATATTGACAGAATGCTGCCTTTTTTGGCACTTTACAGAAGACCCGCAAATAGAGATGATATAGGTACCAAAAGACTTGTTTACGGTGAAGCAGCATATATCATTGCAGAAGAGTCTGCAAACAGTCGCCTAAAACTACTTATAAAAAAAATTGCTGATACAGTAAAAGAGGACTGTGGTGCATTTTTACTGGTGGAGATATGGTCTAAACCCTATAATAAAAATATAGAGGAGTTTTCGGAAGAGGAAAAAAGGCCCGAATTTACAATATATGCACCTAAACTGGGGGTACTTACAAACAGTGTAGAGTCCCTGAAAAACAAGCTGTCAGAAATCTCCATACATAAACTTGAAGCAAAAGTCAATATCAAATACTCAAAAACCATTTCACCTCCAGACATTGAACCTCTGTTCGACAAAGAGTGTTCTGAGCAAAACAGAATATTTTGCATAGGTCTTGAGGTAAAACCGATATATCAAGACATAGAAGGTAAAAAACTTTATCCGTTTGAACTGGCAAAACTTCATAAAGGAGTCTCTCAGGCTCTTAAAAAAGCTTTTTTTACCTTTTCAAAAGAGCATACAAATACTGTTCCTGCCGACTATAGGGCTCTGGGACGAAGAGCGGTTACAAAAATTGTCAAAAAAACAGATGAAGAACTGGCAAAAATCGAAGATAGTTTTGACTTCCTTCTTCAGGCTACACCTGTAAATATTCACGATGCATGGGAAAATTTCAAAAAAAGCGGTTTTGAAAAAGAGCCTGTTTTTTATTACAGACCTCGTCCTTTTGATCCTTCCATCGTCAAAAGAGAACTTTTTTCGATTCCGATTGAAGATATAGAAGATCCTACACTTTTTGAAATTTTTTCAGAAAAAAGAGATGAACTTGACAGAAAACTGACAATGCTTAGCGACAGAGGCACAAAAAAGTTCCTCTACGGAAGCCTTCAGGTTTACGGAAGACCGGATGAAAACCTCAAAGAGAGCGCAAAAAAAATAATAGAAATTACAAAAGAACATACTACCCCAAAAGAAAGCAAAAAAATCGATGCCAAACGGTTTGCCGAATACGCAAAAAAAGAGATAGAATATTATAAAAATATATATCCTGACTTCAAAGCTGATATAGAGATAAGAGAAGATATAGTCTCAAGTGCGATGGTCAGCAGCGAAAAATTTCTTATCTATAAATGGGCCACTTTCCCTGAACATAGAATCGAAGCACTGCTTAATCATGAAATAGGAACACATATACTAACCTTTTTCAACGGCCTTTCCCAGCCTTTCAAACAGCTTCACACAGGTCTTTGCGGATATGATGAAATGCAGGAAGGGCTCGCTGTCCTTTCCGAATATCTATGCGACGGGCTTACTATCCAAAGACTAAAAATTCTCGCAGCAAGGGTTCTCGCTGTGGATGCTATGGTAGAAGGTGCCGATTTTATTGAAACTTTCAGATTTTTGATAAATTCTGCCAATCTTTCACATAAATCGGCTTTTTCTGTTACTACACGGGTATTCAGAGGCGGCGGGCTGACAAAGGATGCCGTATATCTCAGAGGTTTTCTGGAAATATTGAACTATATAAAAGAGGATGGAAAGATAAAACCTCTATATGCAGGGAAAATAGCAGCAAAACATATACCGATAATTCAGGAACTGATACTTAGAAAAGTACTGCATGAGCCACCTTTATATCCTAAATACCTCGATACACCAAATGCAATAAAAAAAATTGAAAATCTGAAAAAGGAAAAAGATATTTTGGAAATTATAAAAAGGGATCTACAATGA
- a CDS encoding N-formylglutamate amidohydrolase, translated as MKKVLWQINTGNSPIISTAIHNGHFIRKEIKDFLFLNEEDRLREEDPYVGLFTKYFDNRIVVYRSRFEIDLNRPREKAIYKTPKDAWGLQVYKTDLPKHLEEKSLLIYDLFYRLMSELFIYMKKRYRYFVVLDMHSYNYRRKGPDAPPEPDKFNPDINLGTKTIKNRKLWETLIEAVKEQLSKHEFFGKYLDVRENIKFYGGYFARWSHENFGPNVCVLSLEFKKIFMDEWTGEADFEKIEEISRLVKSLEPVILKELVSLGAKL; from the coding sequence ATGAAAAAAGTACTCTGGCAGATAAACACAGGCAATTCACCCATAATATCCACTGCAATTCATAACGGTCATTTCATTAGAAAAGAGATTAAAGATTTTCTTTTTTTAAATGAAGAGGATAGACTGAGAGAAGAGGACCCTTACGTGGGACTCTTTACAAAATATTTTGATAATAGGATTGTAGTATATAGATCCAGATTTGAAATCGACTTAAACAGGCCAAGAGAAAAAGCGATATATAAAACACCCAAAGATGCCTGGGGCCTTCAGGTATACAAAACAGATCTGCCGAAACATTTGGAAGAGAAGTCTCTGTTGATTTATGATCTCTTTTACAGATTAATGTCTGAACTATTTATATACATGAAAAAACGCTACAGATATTTTGTTGTATTGGATATGCACTCATACAACTATAGAAGAAAAGGACCGGATGCACCACCTGAACCGGATAAGTTCAATCCCGATATAAATCTCGGCACAAAAACGATAAAAAATAGAAAACTATGGGAAACTCTTATAGAAGCGGTCAAAGAACAGCTTTCAAAACATGAATTTTTTGGAAAATATCTTGATGTAAGAGAAAATATCAAATTTTACGGCGGCTATTTTGCAAGATGGTCACATGAAAATTTTGGGCCCAACGTATGCGTTCTTTCACTTGAATTTAAAAAAATTTTTATGGATGAATGGACAGGCGAAGCAGATTTTGAAAAAATAGAAGAGATAAGCCGTCTTGTAAAATCTTTAGAGCCTGTTATACTCAAAGAGTTGGTATCGTTAGGAGCAAAATTATGA
- a CDS encoding metal-sulfur cluster assembly factor yields MGKVTKEQVYDAIRTVIDPEVGFNLVDMGLIYDAIIDDENNVKVVMTLSTRGCPLHQMLTQWVKDAVERIPEVKSCEVEVVWDPPWNISMASENVKKALGAGGNDENSEKGWNNIF; encoded by the coding sequence GTGGGAAAAGTTACAAAAGAGCAGGTCTATGATGCCATAAGAACCGTCATTGATCCTGAAGTCGGATTCAATCTTGTTGACATGGGATTAATATATGATGCAATTATAGATGATGAGAACAATGTAAAAGTTGTAATGACGCTCTCAACAAGAGGGTGTCCTCTGCATCAGATGCTGACACAATGGGTTAAAGATGCGGTTGAAAGAATACCTGAAGTAAAGTCATGCGAAGTAGAAGTTGTATGGGATCCGCCGTGGAATATATCAATGGCCAGTGAAAATGTAAAAAAAGCGCTTGGTGCAGGCGGCAACGATGAAAATTCCGAAAAAGGGTGGAATAATATTTTCTAA
- a CDS encoding DUF1858 domain-containing protein — MQIGFDTKVYDLLKEYPELEEKLIEINPKFKKLKNPVLRRTVAKIASLAQAAKIGGMDPVDLVNRLRAYVGQPPIDKAYEEKVQPSERPEWIKEIPFVEVDGSKLLDEGKNPLRELHKIIKNAQEGDIILLKTDFMPLPLIDTFKKEGHQVFAEEKGEECFTYIKKRAK, encoded by the coding sequence ATGCAGATAGGTTTTGACACTAAAGTTTACGATCTTTTAAAAGAGTATCCGGAACTAGAAGAGAAGCTCATAGAGATAAATCCAAAATTCAAAAAGCTTAAAAATCCTGTACTTAGGCGTACCGTTGCAAAAATAGCATCATTGGCCCAGGCAGCAAAAATTGGCGGGATGGATCCGGTTGATCTTGTGAACAGACTAAGAGCATATGTGGGGCAGCCGCCGATAGATAAAGCGTATGAAGAAAAAGTTCAGCCATCTGAACGGCCTGAATGGATAAAAGAGATACCCTTTGTCGAAGTAGACGGAAGCAAACTTTTGGACGAGGGAAAAAATCCTCTCAGGGAGCTTCACAAAATTATCAAAAATGCTCAAGAGGGTGACATTATTTTGTTAAAAACAGATTTTATGCCTCTGCCTCTTATAGATACTTTCAAAAAAGAGGGACATCAAGTATTTGCTGAAGAAAAAGGCGAAGAGTGTTTTACATATATAAAAAAAAGAGCAAAATAG
- a CDS encoding DedA family protein: MQEVIDTLSKYGYIILFFYSLGGGFVGIIAAGILSYIGKMDLYISMAVAATANALGDLILFYLGRYNKSVVMPYLSKHRRKLALCHVLMKKYGSKIIFFQKFVYGLKTFIPITIGLTKYEFSKFMIWNIFSAILWALFFGLLSFNAGAMLLAFADIVSQRPWIAPLIVVTLLALIWYYFSYATRKKNA, encoded by the coding sequence GTGCAAGAAGTAATAGATACTCTTTCAAAATATGGATATATTATTCTTTTTTTCTATTCACTTGGTGGAGGCTTCGTTGGTATAATTGCAGCGGGTATACTCTCATATATAGGAAAAATGGATCTTTACATCTCCATGGCGGTAGCTGCGACAGCTAACGCTTTGGGTGACCTTATTCTTTTTTATCTCGGAAGATATAACAAATCGGTTGTGATGCCCTATCTGTCAAAACATAGAAGAAAACTTGCTCTGTGTCATGTTTTAATGAAAAAATACGGTTCAAAAATAATATTTTTTCAAAAATTTGTTTATGGACTTAAAACATTTATCCCGATTACTATCGGTCTTACAAAATATGAGTTCTCGAAATTTATGATATGGAATATTTTTTCGGCAATTTTATGGGCGCTTTTTTTTGGTCTTCTCAGTTTTAACGCGGGAGCCATGCTTCTGGCGTTTGCTGATATTGTTTCGCAAAGGCCGTGGATAGCTCCGCTTATTGTGGTGACGCTTCTTGCTTTGATCTGGTACTATTTTTCATATGCAACCAGAAAAAAAAACGCATAA
- a CDS encoding FmdE family protein: MNYPKFFDNVKSITLYDPLADFLGAFEDGIIEMRYVDIAKFAGHSCPTVAGAYLMTMLGLKKLYPDSTPVRGEIIVDMKGDIREGVTGVIGNVIGFITGAANEGGFKGLAGKFGRANRLRFGANIESEVKLTRIDTNESCLIDYDPSSVPSDPRTGTLMQKMLSGIANDEEKKLFKALWQERVEKILCDENLWENIVKIR, encoded by the coding sequence ATGAACTATCCTAAGTTTTTCGACAATGTTAAATCGATAACTTTATATGACCCTCTTGCTGATTTTCTTGGAGCTTTTGAAGATGGTATTATAGAAATGCGCTATGTAGATATAGCAAAGTTTGCCGGTCATTCATGTCCTACAGTAGCAGGAGCTTATCTTATGACAATGCTGGGTCTTAAAAAACTCTATCCCGATAGCACACCTGTAAGAGGCGAGATTATAGTAGATATGAAAGGAGATATAAGAGAAGGGGTTACAGGCGTAATCGGAAATGTAATAGGATTTATAACAGGAGCAGCCAATGAAGGGGGGTTCAAAGGACTGGCAGGAAAGTTTGGAAGAGCAAACAGACTAAGATTCGGCGCAAATATTGAAAGTGAAGTAAAATTGACCAGAATAGATACAAACGAAAGTTGTCTTATCGACTACGACCCCTCATCCGTTCCTTCCGACCCTAGAACAGGAACTTTAATGCAAAAAATGCTGTCAGGTATAGCAAACGATGAAGAGAAGAAGCTTTTTAAAGCGCTCTGGCAAGAACGCGTAGAAAAAATTCTATGTGATGAAAATTTATGGGAAAATATCGTAAAAATCAGATAA
- a CDS encoding Crp/Fnr family transcriptional regulator — translation MLKKVTVEDLKGLFLFESLSEEDLEELTDFIVLRNYNAKDIIYYESEVKKQLYYLKSGLVKVYKVDRFENEIFLYNIESDNMITKISSLNEDSINCFGNIECIEDSEVLIINYEKFRYFCIQKSDILLKLVEIFAKRNAMLECLISRELVYDGVAKVAFTLINDLDIFNKLKKQEIAYRLNIQPETLSRILKKLSRRGLIETKGNDIKIIDPEGLKEIYE, via the coding sequence ATGCTCAAAAAAGTGACTGTTGAGGATCTGAAAGGTCTCTTCCTTTTTGAATCGCTAAGTGAAGAGGATCTTGAGGAGCTTACAGATTTTATAGTTTTAAGAAACTATAATGCCAAAGATATCATCTATTATGAAAGCGAAGTAAAAAAGCAGCTCTATTATCTGAAAAGCGGTTTGGTAAAAGTTTATAAAGTAGACAGGTTTGAAAACGAGATATTTTTATACAACATTGAGAGCGACAATATGATAACGAAGATAAGCAGCCTTAATGAAGATAGTATAAACTGTTTTGGAAATATTGAATGTATCGAAGATTCAGAAGTTTTGATAATAAACTATGAAAAGTTTAGATATTTTTGCATACAAAAGTCCGATATATTGCTCAAACTTGTTGAAATTTTTGCAAAACGGAATGCGATGCTGGAGTGTCTTATAAGCAGAGAACTTGTATATGACGGTGTTGCGAAAGTGGCTTTTACTTTGATAAACGACCTTGATATATTCAATAAGCTCAAAAAACAGGAGATTGCATATAGACTCAATATTCAACCTGAAACTCTGTCAAGAATTTTGAAAAAACTCTCCAGAAGAGGGCTGATAGAGACAAAAGGAAATGATATAAAAATAATCGATCCGGAAGGATTGAAAGAAATATATGAATGA
- a CDS encoding type IV pili methyl-accepting chemotaxis transducer N-terminal domain-containing protein — MRKITSQIKFIGGALSFFIIAIIFSVIYINHKSKTDSVVINVSGKQRMLTQRISKEVFRLKTANDIDTKELDQSIEIFEKNLFDLLNGNEKRGIYKPPTQEIKEQLERVKSLWLPFRQKVYEFKDLILRIYDDKRYVIEKNSEILDISDEIVKAMTRAEVSGEYIDKAGRQRMLSQRMMYFLLLYLNEGEPKYYRIFYESLNLYDKTLNEFYNDMELLGKSTEIEELVKTNINLWKVYSRKAQELMETQSNINNIVSYVHQFNTVLLEGMDQAVSMYTIYSEQQRETLENIEYILGLIALVIMFYSSFLIRRIQKDFDEFLKHSKSLVKISGDDASTYESESEKKLCEQTDELTQAATHLEKFIKKIDKMIVDAQNAIETSKKIAKEIGSVGEIIEKDIDKLNIDKDKKKKLDKYVDNTEDIAIQSLEELQNSTLLLQKLHENLVSILKHSK, encoded by the coding sequence ATGCGAAAGATAACTTCACAAATAAAATTTATAGGCGGAGCTCTCTCTTTTTTTATTATTGCAATAATTTTTTCTGTAATTTACATCAACCACAAAAGTAAAACAGACTCTGTAGTCATAAATGTTTCAGGAAAACAGAGAATGTTGACACAGAGGATAAGTAAAGAGGTTTTTAGATTAAAAACAGCCAATGATATCGATACAAAAGAGCTTGACCAGTCGATAGAAATTTTTGAAAAAAACCTGTTTGATCTTTTAAACGGCAATGAGAAAAGAGGTATATACAAGCCACCGACTCAAGAGATAAAAGAGCAGCTTGAAAGGGTAAAATCTCTCTGGCTTCCGTTCAGGCAGAAGGTATACGAATTTAAAGATCTGATTTTAAGAATTTATGACGATAAAAGATATGTTATAGAAAAAAACAGTGAGATTCTTGATATTTCCGATGAGATAGTAAAAGCTATGACCCGTGCAGAAGTAAGCGGTGAATATATAGACAAAGCCGGCCGTCAAAGAATGCTTTCGCAGCGGATGATGTATTTTTTACTGCTTTATCTAAATGAAGGGGAACCAAAATATTACAGGATTTTTTATGAAAGTCTGAATCTTTATGATAAAACCTTGAATGAGTTTTACAATGACATGGAACTTTTAGGAAAAAGTACCGAAATTGAGGAGCTTGTAAAAACCAATATCAATCTTTGGAAAGTTTACTCCAGAAAAGCTCAGGAGTTGATGGAGACACAAAGCAATATAAACAATATCGTTTCATACGTTCATCAGTTCAATACCGTGCTTCTTGAAGGTATGGATCAGGCAGTTTCTATGTATACGATATATTCCGAGCAGCAAAGAGAAACTCTTGAAAATATAGAGTATATACTGGGACTTATTGCTCTTGTGATTATGTTCTATTCATCGTTTTTGATTAGAAGAATCCAAAAAGATTTTGATGAGTTTCTAAAACACTCTAAATCTCTCGTCAAGATAAGCGGTGATGACGCAAGCACATATGAAAGTGAATCGGAAAAAAAGTTATGCGAGCAGACGGATGAGTTGACACAGGCTGCTACACATCTTGAAAAATTTATTAAAAAAATAGATAAAATGATAGTTGATGCTCAAAACGCTATCGAAACATCTAAAAAAATAGCAAAAGAGATTGGAAGTGTAGGTGAAATTATTGAAAAAGATATTGACAAATTAAATATAGACAAAGATAAAAAGAAAAAACTTGACAAATATGTCGATAACACCGAAGATATTGCAATCCAATCTCTGGAGGAACTTCAAAACAGTACACTGCTTCTTCAAAAGCTGCATGAAAATCTTGTTTCAATTCTTAAACATTCAAAGTAA
- the napA gene encoding nitrate reductase catalytic subunit NapA: MALSRRDFLKSAAAATAASAVGLAVPKEMEAASKNAEAGWRWDKAACRFCGTGCGIMIATKNGRIVAVKGDPAAPVNRGLNCIKGYFNAKIMYGEDRLKTPLLRMNDKGEFDKKGKFRPVSWKRAFDEMEKHIRRALKESGPEGVAVFASGQYTVMEGYAAHKMMKAGFRSNAIDPNARHCMASAVVGFYQTFGVDEPSGCYDDIELTDTIVTWGSNMAEMHPILWSRVTDRKLSNPDRVKIVNLQTYTHRTCDLGDINIIFKPQTDMLIWNYIAHEIVYNHPEAIDWDFVKKYIVFATGPINIGYGMRRAGDKSLSKYSPKEMETIKQEMEHVVSEDEAPALEPYGYKAGDVIKHKGGTLKHWEISFEEYKKSLAPYTLDYVARVAKGDPDESLEEFKGKLKALADLYIEKDRKIVSFWTMGMNQHTRGTWVNTLSYNVHFLLNKQAKPGCGAFSLTGQPSACGTAREVGTFTHRLPADLMVKNPKHRKIAEKIWRVPHGTINPVGKQHIMAIHRGLEDGLIKFAWVNVCNPYQDSASANHWIKAARNMDNFIVVSDGYPGISAKVADLILPSAMIYEKWGAYGNAERRTQHWRQQVLPVGEAMSDTWQWVELSKRFTVKDLWGAYPPSGPRKKPLPSVIEEAKKMGYSEDTTMFEILFANDRAKKYKIDLTKFPQKGFDNSECLGDARNVKGSDGKVFKGYGFMIHEYLWEEYRLFGLGHAHDLADFATYHRVRGLRWPVVDGKETQWRFNTKYDPYARKANPNGDFAFYGKIAKALPSGNLTGVTDKKKKPLPNKAKIFARPYMQPPEIPDNKYPFWLCTGRVLEHWHSGTMTMRVPELYRAVPEALCFMHPEDAKKIGVKPGELVWVESRRGKVKARVTTRGRNRPPKGLVFVPWFDERVFINKVCLDATCPMSKQTDFKKCAVKIYKA; the protein is encoded by the coding sequence ATGGCACTTAGTCGTAGAGATTTTTTGAAGAGTGCAGCTGCTGCAACTGCAGCGAGCGCCGTCGGGCTTGCAGTTCCAAAAGAGATGGAAGCTGCGAGCAAAAACGCTGAAGCCGGCTGGAGATGGGATAAAGCTGCCTGTCGTTTCTGCGGAACCGGTTGCGGTATTATGATCGCTACTAAAAACGGCAGAATAGTTGCTGTCAAAGGTGACCCTGCAGCACCTGTTAACAGAGGTCTTAACTGTATCAAGGGTTACTTCAACGCCAAGATTATGTACGGTGAAGACAGACTCAAAACTCCGCTTCTCAGAATGAATGACAAAGGTGAATTTGATAAGAAAGGCAAATTTAGACCTGTAAGCTGGAAAAGAGCATTCGATGAGATGGAGAAGCATATAAGAAGAGCTTTGAAAGAGAGCGGACCAGAAGGTGTTGCTGTATTTGCATCAGGACAGTATACCGTTATGGAAGGATATGCCGCACATAAGATGATGAAAGCGGGATTTAGATCCAATGCTATAGACCCGAATGCAAGACACTGTATGGCAAGTGCGGTTGTCGGTTTTTATCAAACATTCGGTGTGGATGAGCCTTCAGGATGTTACGATGATATAGAGCTTACAGATACGATCGTAACATGGGGTTCAAATATGGCTGAGATGCACCCGATTCTTTGGTCAAGGGTTACGGACAGAAAACTCAGCAACCCGGATAGAGTAAAGATAGTAAACCTTCAAACATACACTCACAGAACCTGCGATTTGGGTGATATAAACATTATCTTCAAGCCCCAAACAGATATGCTTATATGGAACTATATAGCTCATGAGATAGTATACAATCATCCTGAAGCTATCGATTGGGACTTTGTCAAAAAATATATAGTTTTTGCAACCGGACCTATAAATATCGGTTACGGTATGAGAAGAGCCGGCGATAAGTCTCTTAGCAAATATAGTCCAAAAGAGATGGAAACAATTAAACAAGAAATGGAGCATGTCGTAAGTGAAGATGAAGCTCCTGCTCTAGAGCCTTACGGATATAAAGCCGGAGATGTGATTAAACACAAAGGTGGAACTCTCAAGCACTGGGAGATCTCTTTTGAAGAGTACAAAAAATCTCTAGCACCTTACACGCTAGATTATGTTGCAAGAGTGGCAAAAGGTGATCCTGATGAGTCTTTGGAAGAGTTCAAAGGTAAACTGAAAGCTCTTGCTGATCTATATATAGAAAAAGACAGAAAAATTGTATCTTTCTGGACAATGGGTATGAACCAGCACACAAGAGGAACATGGGTAAATACTCTTTCTTACAATGTCCACTTTTTGCTTAATAAGCAAGCGAAGCCGGGATGTGGTGCATTCTCTTTGACAGGACAGCCTAGTGCGTGCGGTACCGCAAGGGAAGTTGGTACATTTACCCACAGATTGCCGGCTGATTTGATGGTAAAAAATCCTAAACACAGAAAAATAGCAGAAAAAATCTGGAGAGTACCGCATGGTACTATAAACCCTGTAGGAAAGCAGCATATCATGGCTATCCACAGAGGTCTTGAAGATGGATTGATCAAGTTTGCATGGGTTAACGTATGTAACCCGTATCAAGATTCTGCAAGTGCTAACCACTGGATCAAAGCTGCCAGAAACATGGATAACTTCATAGTTGTAAGTGACGGTTATCCGGGAATCAGTGCAAAAGTTGCAGACCTTATTTTGCCAAGTGCGATGATTTATGAAAAATGGGGAGCATACGGAAACGCTGAAAGAAGAACTCAGCACTGGAGACAGCAAGTTCTTCCGGTTGGCGAAGCTATGAGTGATACATGGCAGTGGGTTGAACTTAGTAAAAGATTTACAGTAAAAGATCTATGGGGAGCTTATCCTCCAAGTGGCCCAAGAAAGAAACCTCTTCCAAGTGTTATCGAAGAAGCCAAAAAAATGGGCTACAGCGAAGATACTACAATGTTCGAAATCCTATTTGCGAACGACAGAGCGAAAAAATATAAAATCGACTTGACTAAGTTCCCGCAAAAAGGATTTGATAACAGTGAATGTCTCGGTGATGCGAGAAATGTAAAAGGAAGTGACGGTAAAGTCTTCAAAGGGTATGGTTTTATGATTCATGAATATCTCTGGGAAGAGTACAGACTCTTTGGACTTGGACATGCTCATGACCTTGCTGACTTTGCAACATACCACAGAGTAAGAGGTTTGAGATGGCCAGTTGTTGACGGAAAAGAGACTCAGTGGAGATTTAACACTAAATATGACCCATATGCAAGAAAAGCAAATCCGAACGGAGATTTTGCATTCTATGGAAAAATTGCTAAGGCTCTTCCATCCGGTAACTTGACTGGTGTAACAGACAAGAAAAAGAAACCTTTGCCAAACAAAGCGAAAATATTTGCAAGACCATATATGCAGCCACCTGAAATTCCTGATAACAAATATCCTTTCTGGCTATGTACAGGTAGGGTATTGGAGCACTGGCACAGTGGAACTATGACTATGAGAGTTCCTGAACTTTATAGAGCAGTTCCTGAAGCTCTTTGCTTTATGCATCCTGAGGACGCCAAGAAAATCGGTGTTAAACCTGGCGAACTTGTTTGGGTTGAAAGTAGAAGAGGTAAGGTAAAAGCAAGAGTTACTACAAGAGGAAGAAACAGACCACCAAAAGGTCTTGTGTTCGTTCCATGGTTTGATGAGAGGGTATTTATCAACAAAGTTTGTCTGGATGCCACATGTCCTATGTCTAAACAGACAGACTTCAAAAAGTGTGCTGTTAAGATATACAAAGCTTAA